One genomic window of Phaeobacter piscinae includes the following:
- the lpdA gene encoding dihydrolipoyl dehydrogenase: MSLYDLIVIGGGPGGYVAAIRAAQLGLKVACVEGRGTLGGTCLNVGCIPSKAMLSSSGKYESLSHLAGHGIAIDGARLDLDAMMARKDKIVGDLTKGIAFLFKKNGVDLIEGWASIPAAGQVQVGDDIHEAKNILIATGSEPTPLPGVDIDEGDVVSSTGALTLPEVPKHLVVVGAGVIGLELGQVWSRLGAKVTVVEYLDRILPGIDGEIAKLAQRALSKRGLKFQLGRALKFIDRSEDGLTLTLDRVGKDKEEHLVADKVLVAIGRRPVIRGLGLEALGVSVNARGFVEVDERFSTSVEGIYAIGDCVPGPMLAHKAEEDGVACVEMLAGQAGHVDYNTVPGIVYTDPEVASVGKTEEALKEAGTDYIVGKFTFMANSRARAQGETDGAVKVLATPEGQILGAHICGAHGGDLIAELVLAMTKGATVGEVAATCHAHPAMAEAVKEACLDAMGRAIHA; this comes from the coding sequence ATGAGCCTATATGACCTGATCGTTATTGGTGGTGGCCCGGGCGGCTATGTTGCAGCCATTCGCGCGGCTCAGCTGGGGCTCAAGGTGGCCTGTGTCGAAGGACGCGGAACCCTCGGCGGCACCTGTCTGAATGTCGGCTGCATCCCCTCCAAGGCGATGCTCTCCTCCTCCGGAAAATACGAAAGCCTGTCGCATCTGGCCGGTCACGGGATTGCGATTGATGGCGCCCGGCTGGATCTGGACGCGATGATGGCGCGCAAGGACAAGATTGTCGGCGATCTCACCAAGGGCATTGCCTTCCTGTTCAAGAAAAACGGCGTAGACCTGATCGAAGGCTGGGCCAGCATTCCCGCCGCGGGTCAGGTTCAGGTCGGCGACGACATCCACGAGGCCAAGAACATCCTGATTGCCACGGGTTCCGAACCCACCCCGCTGCCGGGCGTCGATATCGACGAGGGCGACGTGGTGTCCAGCACCGGCGCGCTGACCCTGCCAGAGGTGCCCAAGCATCTGGTGGTGGTCGGTGCCGGTGTCATCGGGCTGGAGCTGGGCCAGGTCTGGTCGCGTCTTGGTGCAAAGGTCACTGTGGTCGAATACCTCGACCGGATCCTGCCGGGCATCGACGGCGAAATCGCCAAACTGGCACAGCGCGCCCTGTCCAAACGGGGGCTGAAGTTCCAGCTGGGCCGCGCGCTGAAATTCATCGACCGCAGCGAGGATGGCCTGACCCTGACGCTGGACCGCGTCGGCAAAGACAAGGAAGAGCATCTGGTCGCTGATAAGGTGCTGGTCGCCATCGGGCGCCGCCCGGTGATCCGGGGTCTGGGGCTGGAGGCGCTGGGTGTTTCCGTCAATGCGCGCGGCTTTGTCGAGGTGGATGAACGTTTCTCCACATCTGTCGAAGGGATCTATGCGATTGGCGATTGTGTGCCCGGCCCGATGCTGGCGCATAAGGCCGAAGAGGACGGCGTGGCCTGTGTCGAGATGCTCGCCGGTCAGGCGGGGCATGTGGATTACAACACCGTCCCCGGCATCGTCTATACGGATCCCGAGGTGGCATCGGTTGGCAAGACCGAAGAGGCGCTGAAAGAGGCGGGCACGGATTATATCGTCGGCAAATTCACCTTCATGGCCAATTCCCGCGCCCGTGCGCAGGGTGAAACTGACGGCGCGGTCAAAGTGCTGGCAACACCCGAGGGCCAGATCCTGGGCGCTCATATCTGCGGCGCACATGGCGGTGATCTGATCGCCGAATTGGTGCTGGCGATGACCAAAGGCGCCACCGTTGGTGAGGTAGCCGCCACCTGCCACGCGCATCCGGCGATGGCCGAAGCGGTGAAGGAAGCCTGCCTTGATGCCATGGGTCGGGCCATTCACGCCTGA
- a CDS encoding helix-turn-helix domain-containing protein, which produces MEPINPEDGAPVAEVAEAPDGDALGKMIRDSRKEMGLTLEEAAKAANIGRSTLSKIENNQTRPSFEIIRRLMQTLDLQTPQLFVQSAKSDISGRRDYTRKGQGEHQETETYDHELLCTELTSKRMLPYFSRIKARDVSEFETWIRHSGEEFMLVISGELILYTEHYRPLPMKAGDTVYYDSGMGHCCVSTSEDDAHVLWVSLD; this is translated from the coding sequence ATGGAACCCATCAATCCGGAAGACGGCGCCCCCGTTGCAGAGGTTGCCGAGGCCCCGGACGGCGATGCGCTGGGGAAAATGATTCGAGATTCGCGTAAGGAAATGGGCCTGACGCTGGAGGAGGCGGCCAAGGCCGCCAATATCGGTCGCTCCACCCTGTCGAAGATCGAGAACAACCAGACCCGCCCCAGTTTCGAGATCATTCGCCGCCTGATGCAGACGCTGGATCTGCAGACACCGCAGCTCTTTGTGCAATCCGCCAAGAGCGATATTTCCGGTCGGCGCGATTACACCCGCAAGGGTCAGGGTGAGCATCAGGAAACCGAGACCTACGACCATGAGCTGCTGTGTACCGAGCTGACCAGCAAACGGATGCTGCCCTATTTCAGCCGGATCAAGGCGCGGGATGTGTCGGAGTTCGAAACTTGGATCCGCCACAGCGGCGAGGAATTCATGTTGGTGATCAGCGGGGAGCTGATCCTTTATACTGAACACTACCGCCCGCTGCCGATGAAGGCCGGCGATACGGTCTATTATGACAGCGGCATGGGCCATTGCTGCGTATCAACCAGCGAAGATGACGCGCATGTCCTCTGGGTCTCGCTGGACTAA
- a CDS encoding YbcC family protein, whose product MLMKHETYPAALLELVTCANQAARAIPPLFPLTASVAVNPFLGQREEPLAVTSARLARVAGTRVTPQRSHWAAKQAAGELTDSDLRAALARAGAEFSGVTLADLHAALTPAEAAGDPVALPTVADLAAEVSGIDWPGLIEDRIGAFAASHFDQGQALWQPDRSGGAYAAWRQFATRDLTPEVHGLRGFGSFVSATNRSHWRAIGRASETLGLTSGAAGTGFHRWLITLQGWAQYGRYLSWQAELEGGSDTTTVELLAIRMVFDEALFHQYRDAMEARWQAVVAQHETPVTPSRDHIIDAILQEAGERAAQRQLATTLAATPRQVAEDGAEGTAARPAVQAAFCIDVRSEVFRRALEAQDSGVETIGFAGFFGLATAHNAAGSDVTEGRGPVLLTAGVCSKAAEPGGLDLARRYAARARRAWGRFKLAAVSSFAFVEATGPVYAGKLLRDAFGVSGRAATDPAPQLDPSVDLDSRIAMAKTILSAMSLTDNFAPVVLLAGHGADVTNNPHASALHCGACGGHAGDVNARLLAGLLNDAGVRAGLTAAGIEIPQDTVFLAALHHTTTDQVTLYEQDLPAGCETRLARDLARLRRWVKAAGALARSERAARLPRAKAGGDILRRSSDWAELRPEWGLAGCRAFVAAPRSRTEGTALDGQSFLHSYDWRADEGFGVLELILTAPVVVASWISLQYYGSSVAPALFGGGNKLLHNVAGGIGVLEGNGGALKPGLPWQSVHDGEALQHDPLRLTVVIEAPREAMTQILERHPQVRDLFDNGWLHLIAMDEHGQLAWRYDGDLSWSRFDRGDAPGAAASLGIAAE is encoded by the coding sequence GCCAGCGTGGCGGTGAACCCATTCCTTGGCCAGCGCGAGGAACCACTGGCGGTGACCTCGGCGCGGTTGGCGCGGGTCGCGGGCACCCGGGTGACCCCACAGCGCAGCCATTGGGCAGCAAAACAGGCCGCAGGGGAACTCACCGACAGCGATCTGCGCGCCGCACTGGCGCGGGCCGGTGCTGAATTCAGCGGGGTGACGCTGGCGGATCTTCATGCGGCACTGACCCCGGCGGAGGCTGCGGGCGACCCGGTGGCCCTGCCCACGGTTGCGGACCTGGCGGCTGAGGTCTCCGGGATCGATTGGCCCGGCCTTATCGAAGATCGGATCGGCGCCTTTGCGGCCAGCCATTTCGATCAGGGTCAGGCCCTGTGGCAACCGGATCGCAGCGGCGGCGCCTATGCGGCCTGGCGGCAGTTTGCCACCCGCGACCTGACGCCGGAAGTCCACGGGCTGCGCGGCTTTGGCAGTTTTGTCAGCGCCACCAACCGGTCCCATTGGCGCGCGATTGGGCGAGCCTCGGAGACGCTTGGCCTGACCTCAGGGGCGGCGGGCACCGGGTTTCATCGCTGGCTGATCACCCTTCAGGGCTGGGCGCAATATGGCCGCTACCTGTCCTGGCAGGCCGAGCTGGAGGGCGGCAGCGACACCACCACGGTGGAGCTGCTGGCGATCCGCATGGTGTTTGACGAGGCGCTGTTTCATCAGTACCGCGATGCGATGGAGGCACGCTGGCAGGCTGTGGTCGCGCAGCATGAAACCCCGGTAACGCCAAGCCGCGATCACATCATCGACGCGATCCTGCAGGAGGCCGGAGAACGCGCCGCCCAGCGGCAGCTGGCCACCACGCTTGCGGCCACCCCGCGCCAGGTTGCTGAGGATGGCGCCGAGGGTACGGCTGCGCGCCCGGCGGTACAGGCAGCCTTCTGTATTGATGTCCGCTCAGAGGTGTTTCGCCGCGCTCTGGAAGCGCAGGATAGCGGTGTGGAGACGATCGGATTTGCCGGGTTCTTTGGCCTTGCGACGGCGCATAACGCAGCCGGATCCGATGTCACCGAAGGCCGGGGGCCGGTGCTGCTGACGGCAGGTGTCTGTTCCAAGGCTGCGGAACCGGGTGGGCTTGACCTGGCCCGGCGTTATGCGGCGCGGGCCAGACGGGCCTGGGGGCGGTTCAAACTGGCGGCCGTCTCGTCCTTTGCCTTTGTTGAGGCGACGGGCCCGGTCTATGCGGGCAAACTGCTGCGCGACGCCTTTGGTGTCAGCGGTCGCGCCGCCACCGATCCGGCGCCGCAACTGGACCCATCGGTGGATCTGGACAGCCGCATCGCAATGGCAAAAACCATCCTGTCGGCGATGTCGCTGACCGATAATTTTGCCCCGGTGGTTCTGTTGGCAGGCCATGGCGCGGATGTGACCAACAACCCCCATGCCAGCGCCCTGCACTGCGGCGCCTGTGGCGGTCACGCAGGGGATGTGAATGCGCGGCTTCTGGCCGGGCTGCTGAATGACGCCGGGGTGCGCGCGGGCCTGACTGCGGCGGGGATCGAGATCCCGCAGGACACCGTGTTTCTGGCGGCGCTGCATCATACCACCACCGATCAGGTGACGCTCTATGAGCAGGATCTGCCGGCCGGATGTGAGACCCGGCTGGCCCGCGACCTTGCGCGCCTGCGCCGCTGGGTCAAGGCTGCGGGGGCACTGGCGCGCAGTGAACGCGCCGCCCGGCTGCCCCGCGCCAAGGCGGGCGGCGATATTCTGCGCCGGTCGTCAGACTGGGCTGAGCTGCGCCCCGAATGGGGGCTGGCCGGGTGCCGGGCCTTTGTCGCGGCGCCACGCAGCCGGACCGAGGGCACGGCGCTGGACGGGCAGTCGTTTCTGCACAGCTATGACTGGCGCGCGGATGAGGGATTTGGCGTGCTGGAACTGATCCTGACCGCGCCGGTGGTGGTCGCCAGCTGGATCAGCCTGCAATATTATGGCTCCAGCGTTGCCCCGGCCCTGTTCGGCGGCGGCAACAAGCTGTTGCACAATGTGGCCGGCGGTATCGGCGTGCTGGAGGGCAACGGCGGCGCGCTGAAACCCGGCCTGCCGTGGCAGTCGGTGCATGATGGCGAGGCGCTGCAACATGATCCGCTGCGCCTGACCGTGGTGATCGAAGCCCCGCGTGAGGCCATGACCCAGATCCTGGAGCGCCACCCGCAGGTGCGCGACCTGTTCGACAATGGCTGGCTGCATCTGATTGCCATGGATGAGCACGGGCAGCTGGCCTGGCGCTACGACGGGGATCTCAGCTGGTCACGGTTTGATCGTGGGGACGCCCCCGGCGCCGCAGCCTCGCTTGGCATCGCTGCCGAGTAG